Part of the Notamacropus eugenii isolate mMacEug1 chromosome 5, mMacEug1.pri_v2, whole genome shotgun sequence genome is shown below.
tttaaaataacCAGTAGAATTTAATAACATAActgatttaaataaatattttaaaaatattactcagTTTGGATATCAGATTTGGAAATCACTTTTCAAAAAGCTCAGTGGCCCACAAAATTTAATAGATCAATTTTCAGTTCTCCCTCACTACTAATAAACAACATTGTgtatacttttttccctttttccctctctgacTTGAACCCTCTTACTCTCATTCTCTAACTTCATTTATTCCtctttttaatctattttcttctctccccacccatttaTTGATTTATCACTAATTGGCATTAGGTTGCTAACTACTGACTCCTTTCTTACATTTCTTCATACTTAGAAGACAAATGCAGCAGTAGAAGATCTAAGGGTTGATTTAAGTTGCCAGGAAACAGTACTAGAATCATATCATTATGACATGTTGGATCTCCCAGTGTTGTTGGTGCTATATGTTCTGTATTGGACATTTCACTTACTAATAGGTCAACGAGTTTGCAAGCTTCCcagttttagttttagtttcttGACCAATTATTTTTAGGATTGATAGAAATGGATAATTAGTATTACTTTAGAAGTATTAAGCCTTATcaaatttattcattcttttatctTTCAGCAAAAATTGTAGTCTTTGATATGCCATGGATAATGAATGGTGAGTTTTTATTACTTGGAAATTTTTATATAGTAAAAATACCCTTTACCCTCTCATAGGCTCTTCATGTTTTGTCCATGTCCATATATACAATGGTAATAAATTTTGTGAACTTCCTTGAAATCTAAAGCCCTATAGTGTATTGAATTCCCtgcactatctatctatctagactTCGGAGGTAACCCTGGAAGCATCTGTCTGCAAGCATCAGTTTTATCAGGGAAGCTCTGATCAGAGGCTTTTGTAGAATGTTAGAAAAATTGGTTCAGTAATGGAAGCCATTGGGTCTCAGGTTGTAAACATTCCTGCTCTGTCCCAAAGCTCTTTAGGGTCAAAATACTTAAAATAGATTTAACGGTAACTATACCCCAAAGACTTGTTACAAAAGTCTACGAAGCATTCTTGACAGTATCATGTCACATTTTCTAACTTATTTAGGTTACAGTAGGTTTTGAAAATATGAGACCTTAGCTATTATTCAGTCCCACCACTTGGTTTTCCCAATGAGTGAggccttaagtgacttgcttacatTCACACAACAAGTGTTTAGTAGAGCTAGGGTTTGTCTgtgtccttggactccaaatctcCAATTTCAATCTGTCATGCCATGAAAAATTTTAGAATGACtctctttatcctgtatataaaaataaatgttagcaTTCTGTTACAGTTAAGTCAGTAGGCATAATATTAAGTTTAGgcataaatacaagaaaaatacttATATCCACATGgatatacattatatgtgtagtctgcagaaaaaaattataacataTTTAGCAAGGTAATAAAATGTTATggttttcccttttccatttcacatttgtaaaattaacAGAATGTTCCTCTGAGACTTTGGTTAAAGCTATTATAGAATAATAATTGATGGctggttcaattcaacaaatattttttaagtgtctATGTGCATATCGCTCTAGTAGgacctggaaatacaaagaccaaaataaattctctcctgccctcaaggaacttacatcctatTGTGGATATAAAACACATATCAAAGTTTAGCATAAGAAAATATGAGACACAGATAAATGGAATGATCATGGAAAGCTTCATGAAGGATAAACCCTCACTTCACTTTACTTCTACTATTGTCTTTGAAACACCgtaggaaaaaaatttaatgtgaTTGCAAAGTCAGTGAATCCTTAAAGAGAGGACATAGTTTTTgaaagggggaggtaagagggattGCATTCCAACATGAGGAACACCTTATGTAAACAGAGTAAGAGAATAGAATATTGAGGTCAGCTTGTCAGTTCACGAAGAAGAATTGGTATGAAATAAGGTTTCATATCATACTAATGAAAGTGTTGAAAATGTTAAAAGATGGAAAATGTTGGAAGGATTAAGGAAAGTCAGGTACActacactaatacactgttggtggatctgtgaatgGGTCCAATCTATTTGGAATTACAGTATGCTTGAAAAGAAGGTGACAGAAATGTCTGTGTACTTTGACTTCTTTGGGGTTTATATCAAGCTGTGGAATCTCTTAGTCAAAGAAGTAAACACATAGCATGGAATTCCTCAGAGTCATATTCTGAGCTACATCTTTTCACTTGTTTTCTTCAAACATCTTAGCTCCACCTACCTTACTTAAAAATATGTATAGgatattaaaatatacatatatgtgaaataCATTTAAACCTTATGGTTTGTAAACTTTATTAGcatgcacatattatatatttgtcAACCATCCTAATTCATTTTacctaaaaatatatatttaagataTAATACATATTAAAGTAGGTTTTTCAACTATATTTATATTAACTATAATaaacataatttatatattttgaatacatatttaaagcatattttaaatatgtttaaggtatcttaaatattttaaagatatattgAGAAAGACAAGTTGAACTAGGATGGCttaaatatatataacatatacagaTTATATCtggaatatatttttgaaatatattttaagatatactaaaatacaaaaaattataTACACAAAAAAGAGCTTCATGAGGAAacctttatatgtatatatatatgcacacatatatatttataatctacacacacatacatatatatatgctatgtAAAACTTCACAAACTTTATATATTTGCTAATAAGATTTACAAagctttttttcacctttttaaaGATGAGCTAAGAGAAGATAGGTTACAAACTCACGTGCCTTAGAATTAGAAATACATATTTCATTATATCTTACTGGATATGCTTCAGATTGTTTTGACCAGTAAAAAATCCATATTAGTTAAATCAAAATGGAGGCTTATAGAGGAGAATTACCAACCAACTGCACTGATGGGTGTTCCATGGTATTTTTACCCTTTCCAACCCTTTGATAAGtaattctttctttcccctcaccACTAGAAGAGTTCTGGAAGACAGGCTGAGAGTTCTTAGAAGAGAGAACATCTAGGTTGAGGTAGAAAGTTGGGGCCTAAAATCTTGTGTTCCGAAATTGttcacagtgcttgacacatagtaggcacttaaatgcttgttgattgattatgaTGTCAATCCAGTGCACCTGAAATACTGTCTTGGTGTGCATGGGGTATGTTCTGACATGAAGTTAACCTACTCAGGCTGCTCCCACATGGGTAAGCAGTGCCAGTGAAAACACTGCAGTTTGCTTAAGACCATTGCCCTTTTCATTCCACCCTTGTGATTAGTGGACCCAATCTTTGAGATTGTAGCATCTGGAGTAACCATGGATTTCTGTAAGGTCTGAAGCCTTGGGAAAAATGGCAAACTGAATGATGATTATGACAACTTGGCTTATTGAATGTTAGGCATTTAGAAACTATAAAGTACAATAATGTTATAACTGCCTTTTAGCGTTAGAAAATGTTAGTAAATATCTTTTAAGAAAACAATTGACTATTATATTCTTAGACCAGGCTTTTGTGATGTGTGCAATAAGTTAAATAAGAAacaatttaatgaaattattgtataTTCTCTAGCTGCTTTTAAAATTGTGAAAGGCTGGCTTGGTCCAGAAGCAGTGAACATGTTGAAGTTTACTGGTAAAAATGAAGTGCAGGAGTACGTCAGCATAGAATACTTGCCCCCACACATGGGTGGAACTGTAAGTATGGTGGTTGACAAGTGTAAAATATTTGTAGATAAAGTCTTGTATTTTTCcgtagttgggggaggggagggaccctTAAAAATTTAGCAGtggaaaatataattagtatATAGAGGAAGATCATAGATACCCAATAGTCATAAAGTAAGAATTTCTtaagataaaattaataaatacacatCACAAAAAGAAATGTATAAGACCTTAACAGAATTAATTGTAAATTTTAAGCCAAGTGGGTTTACTGATGAAAGAAATATTAGAGATCATCTTCTAAGGTGGGGGAACCTATAGTCTGAAGGctacatgtgtccctctaggtcctcaaatgcggCAGATTTGTACCATgaaatctggattcagtcaaagggccatacttgaggacctagagggccagccgcatgtggccttgagactgcaggttccccacccctgattctagtccaactgcctcattttacaaataaggaaactgaagccaagagaggggAAGTACTTTGTGCACAGTAGTGTAAGTGAGTGTAAGGGCCAAGACTTGATCTTCTTAGATCAGATCCACTTCTCTTTCCATAACCCCACAACTTCTCTGTTATGACTAGTTGATTAGCCCTTAGGGCTGGGGGAATGTCAGTTAAATGTTATAAGTTATGTGAATATTAAGCTGTAACTAGTGGTGctgaagacattttaaaatgtaacattttatTGAGCAGTGTATGTGCTTATTTGGAAGTGTCAGTTAAATCATGTAGGAACTGTTTTTTAAACCTTATTTTTTCTATCAAGTTAACATCATATAGCGATTACTAGGCTAATTTTGAATTACAGTCTGAACCAAAGAATGGCAAATCCAAAAATCAACATAGAataattttttgttcatttttcttgagtcttTAAGTTAGAAACAGTGTAGTTTtcataaaatttccttttttctatagTCATTGCCCCACAAGACTTTTGTAACAAAGTTTAGAAATATAGtagaaaagctttttaaaatgatTCAACTCTAAAATATCACTTCAAGAATGAGTATATTTTAAATCCATTggggaaattatttatttttcttaacatcTTTATGATAAGGActaatattttgttctttttatttcaggATCCTTTCAAGTACAGTTATCCGCCACTAGTGGATGATGATTTTCAAACCCCTTTGTGTGAAAATGGACCTATTACCAGTGAGGATGAAACTGAAAGTAAAGAAGATATAGAAACAGATAATAAAGAAACTGGGGAAGCAAATTCCAGTGAAGAACAAGTTGTCATTCCCAGAAAGGTAATTTTAATAATAAGATGACATTGGGtgtaagagatggaaaaaaaaaatatggaaatatttgtgtATCTTAAATGACATAGATTAAGCTTGTACATTCACAACTTGcaccaattttttctttcttcttttggctACATTGTTGAAGCAATATAGCTGTTCAGTATATAATTTATTCTTCCTGAGCTGATTATTTATTCTAAGTGGGCTAAAGAGATAGTACTATAGTGTTCtaatttaaatcaaatttaaGGGGCTATTGTATGATTTAATAAGAGTTCCTAGAGATTGTAAATCTTTTGAGGATATATTTTGCAGTTTCTCTGTGTCCTTGCAGTCTGAGCTGTATCCTTGCAGCCTAAGCACACAGCACTCAAGGAATATTTTTGTGATGATAGTAATAATGATGCAAAAGTCAACTAGAAAGTTTTCATTAGAACCATCATTCCTGCAAATTATTTGCAATAGAATAAAAAGTTTAATTGTCAGTAGGtttattaccttccatttttctttaattattgcaTTTTGTTCTCAAACAGATTAGCTCAATAGAACAAACTTCCAAAATAGAAGAGTCCGATAAAGTGGATTCTAAGATAAaaactttcaagaaatcattgagCATGTTTAAAGGAGTCCTATTGCACATCAGGTAAAGATTTCAAGATTTGCTTACccttactgtgtgtgtgtgtgtgtgtgagtgtgtacatgcattttttaaaaataattctaacaATTGTGAAACACAGGACAGTTCTCTATAGTTCATTGCTTTTTGAAAATATAGGGATAAGGAGATATTAACTAGACTTGTGGTTTCATTGATATAGTGAACTCTCCTGCATGAGAAAATACATTCTACCAATACAGGTAATCACCTTCGTTACAATTTACAATCTTGGCACCTACTACCAAGAGCTCGAGCAgcatgcctagggtcacacagccaacgTACGTCAGACGGATAGCTCAcatacaggtcttcctggctccaaggccatttctctctccttgctgtttctccatTTGAAGATAATACTAGCATCATATCAAAAGTTGATCAGGAGGgttcttttaaaagaaacaagcagaatttttcatattttttgagaATTTCTCTTGATATAAAGAAGAGTCTTAAAAAACTTGAGTTGGGATAATTGATAGgggtttttagatttttttttttaatgaagcaaaatatggtgatttatattttccttcagaGAGGCTTGATTCAATTTGACCAAGTAAACTAATTCAGAGTACTATTGAGTTATGTTTTAATGTCAttaaagaaagggggaaatatcATTAAATTAATTCTAAGTTGAAAACAGTAAGCATTGTCATGAGCTCTTCCTTGCAAATTATacccaaaattttattttagttttttataaCGCTGAAGTTCTATCTAAATTACTAAACAGTGTCCCCATATCAGaattttaaactttcattttggTCATATTCTATTCTTATAATTAtcttctaaatcattatttactGCTAGACTTGGTTTTTGTAAAAACACTGCTTTTTATTGTCTTACAGATATAATTGTCAATTCTTTATTTATGTTTTGACCAATTTTAAATAACTTTCCAAGATGTTAAATATATTAAGGGACTGATGAACTACCCTTCctggttcttttctttcttcttaggaGATAAGAATATGATAAAGGAAAAGTAACCTGAAAGATAATCCCCTAGGCTTGAGTTTTAGccattatctttattattatgaaaaagttactttacttttctgaccctcttttttttttaatttaattaaattaatttaattaatttaattaatccaAAATGAAGGATAGTTATACTTGTACTGTCTGCCTCACAGACTTATGAAGAAGCAGTTTATAGCACTGTATAATGTGAGTCAGTGTTACgattttcttattttccattttgacCTAAGTTAACTCCTAATACtgtataaattaaatatatagtgTTTATAAAAGTAGAATACCAACTACTATTTGGTTGTGTTTTTTTTGACAAGTTTGTATCAGCAGATTTCTGTATCTGAGTACTGATACTAAAACACATTTAGCTTGTTTTTGATTGAAATTAATCTAAAGTGTAGTACAAAGGATTATTCAAACTAAATAGCAATCTTGTTTTGTTTACATATAGCCCTGCTGAAGAACTATATTTTGGATCCAGAGAAATTGGAGAGAAGAAGTGCTTAATAACCCTcacaaatgtaacaaaaaatgtAGTTGCATTTAAGGTAAATTGCTTAAAATCTACAAAATGTCACAAAATCAGTCTAATTAATTTTAAGGAAGTCATCTGATGTGTATAAGATTGTCCAGGCAAATTTTGGAGACAGAATCATTTTAGTAATAAAACCTCCAAAAGATTGATAATTAAATATGCAGCATAAGAATCTGTCTTTAAGGCATGTCATAATATTTCTAAAAGCTGCTGTCTTCTGTCTGCTCTTTGAGGTTTCTGCCTTTTACACGTGgagaattataatttatttttatcctaCCTGGACATTGATTTACCTGAGCAATCTTTTTCTTCAGAACTCCTGACATTGAATCATAAGATAATACTTGTCATTAAACTTCAGTGTTAAATAATTTAACATAGATATTAGTAAATCACTTCCCTTATGGGGTAAATAATTTATCCAATCAGTTAAGACAAATGGAATTACAGAATGGATAGTTCGATCCTTCAGTGCGTGTATTTGGATTTAGTATTTATCTCATTAGTgaacatacatagatatatcaatatatgtatgtttatgtacatgtatttatgcatgtatgtttaaCTTATGTTGTGCACTaatgttttaaactttaatatttaatatgtattaAAATTCCTTTATTGCTCTTAGGTCAAATATTGTTATCTAAAGTTTATTAGCGAACAAAACATACATAGCATTATTTGAGTGTGTAGTTCTGGGTTTTTTAGAgtcaaatcatttttttcctttattacgTACTTTTTTAATCCAAGTGCTCATAGTAGTTCAGCAAAGGTCATGGGAAATACTAGGTCACTGGATTTGatctatttatcttttaaaacaaaGACTTTATATATTTACCCATCAAGATTGCTTTTTGAATTTTCTGGGAGTTTTTAAAGTAATGTAAGAGGTAGTCTGGCATAGTGACTGTTGAGTCAGACAGTTCTAGCTTTAGTCCCATCTCTGAtcccctgggtaagtcattcaacttTTCAGTGCTTTGGACAACTGTCTTGAGACTCCCAATTTTCAGAGCATTGGCAgtaagagttttcttactgaatAAATTCACTGTACTGGTGAAATCAGAGGTCCATTCCACCCTAATCCCTCCAGAAGAGTAAACTATTagcttaaactttttttttgtttttatttcgtTTCACATTCACACTGTTTTTAAAGCATCTCACTCTGGGTGTGCTGTGCCACTGCTTCATACTCCATACCCTGCTCTTGTGCTGGGGCAGtcctctgcctctctccttcACCTCTGTCTTTTGGAAACTCTCACTTCCTTCAGGGTCCAGGTCAAGTACCATTTCCTGCATGGAGTCTTTCTATAAATCCACAGTTGtgactgttctttctcttttctatgaAATTACTGTGTGTTTTCTCTACATTTGCATGTCCTTATGTACATATGATGTCTTCTCTTGTAGAATgtcagctctttgagggcagggatagtttcatcttttttttttttaacctaacaCAGTACATAGTACATCATAGgcattcagtaaatgcttgttgtgtTGGATGAAATTGACTTTAAATGAGGCTGAAATTTTTAATCTGCCTAAGTACACCTACTGTTTCAGGTGAGAACAACAGCTCCAGACAAATACAGAGTTAAGCCAAGTAATAGTTGCTGTGACCCTGGCTCATCATTAGATATAGTGGTGTCTCTTCATGGGGGTAAGTTAAATCAACTCACTGTCAAGTGGTATTTTATTAGCTACCAATAAAATCtgaatctttcatttttaaaagaacattttccttattaaattggcatttcttttcctctttttccttttataatttttctaaaactgtGGCTTATAATCAGAATATTAAATCAAGGTGTTCTAATTTGAAaagtaaataatataaatattttgataaatataatttgaaaagtaaaaaaaataagatgtctTAATCCAGACATGCAAGTgacattttcccctctttctttacttacctccttgtttttcttttatccttccttttctgctttttttttttttgcctttctctctttttccttcattgcTGTGCTGAATTATTTGGGACTGAAGGTTTCACAATTTCCCCTCAAGATCGTTTTCTAATAATGGCAGCAGAAATGGAACAACCTTGTGGTACAGGGGCAGCAGAACTGGCACAGTTCTGGAAGGATATACCAAGAAGCAAAATAATGGAGCATAGGTAAGCTGGTATGCACATGGGTAAAAAATAATTATGTGCCTGTGCTGGCTGAGACACCAATCACAATCACTTTAATGTGAACAGAAAGAGAAGTTAATCTGAGACTTTAACTGTGACATAattgaaaagaactagaaaatgagTTAAGTTCTTTTCAAGTTCTGAGTGGCCTTGCTTACATGGACCTCATGTTGGAAGTAAACA
Proteins encoded:
- the MOSPD2 gene encoding motile sperm domain-containing protein 2 isoform X2, which produces MAQVPSPEKSKLVSETRRRFEAEYLADKSDKYDSRDVEKLQQDDAWVESFLCWRHDVVEETLKMIDESFQWRKEFAVNDLSESTLPKWIFEVGAVYLHGYDKEGNKLFWFRVKFHTKDNKTILDKKKLVAFWLERYAKRENGKPLTVMFDMSETGLSNIDMEIVRFIINCFKVYYPKYLTKIVVFDMPWIMNAAFKIVKGWLGPEAVNMLKFTGKNEVQEYVSIEYLPPHMGGTDPFKYSYPPLVDDDFQTPLCENGPITSEDETESKEDIETDNKETGEANSSEEQVVIPRKISSIEQTSKIEESDKVDSKIKTFKKSLSMFKGVLLHISPAEELYFGSREIGEKKCLITLTNVTKNVVAFKVRTTAPDKYRVKPSNSCCDPGSSLDIVVSLHGGFTISPQDRFLIMAAEMEQPCGTGAAELAQFWKDIPRSKIMEHRLRCHVDTSKPSSLTLKENSFNIPSKSNEDIHLQFMNSRCENDCSPSY